From the genome of Eublepharis macularius isolate TG4126 chromosome 12, MPM_Emac_v1.0, whole genome shotgun sequence, one region includes:
- the CASKIN1 gene encoding caskin-1, which translates to MGKDQELMQAVKAEDVGAVQKLLQRPKPGKAKLLGSTKRVNVNFQDTDGFSALHHAALNGNTELISLLLEAQAAVDIKDNKGMRPLHYAAWQGKKEPMKLVLKAGSSVNIQSEEGQIPLHLAAQHGHYDVSEMLLQHQSNPCILDNSGKTPLDLACEFGRVGVVQLLLSSNMCAALLEPKPGDITDPNGTSPLHLAAKNGHIDVIRLLLQSGIDINRQTKAGTALHEAALCGKTDVVRLLLDSGINAHIRNTYSQTALDIVNQFTATQASKEIKQMLRDASAALQVRAVKDYCNNYDLTSLNVKAGDIITVLEQHADGRWKGCIHDNRTGNDRVGYFPSSLVEAISKRTGKYIGAGPGQFQTILLLACGSSPPNGLPCSSSSPSPSSSPHQIHVLPPSPPHPHQPLFSSFGYRRLPHGAVEGPGSTPGSRGSESSPSHLSSSPGGTSTSPAPVEEIWVLRKPYAGGDRSSVGSTGSVASARSSGSGQSTGSGSHALHPGSEGVKLLATVLSQKASVQESAVGDGPAKALETPAGSSRTPSLSGSSYPSQPYGEQPVKRVEPLSEGKSSEAVYQWLCKFQLQLYASNFINAGYDIPTISRMTPEDLTAIGVTKPGHRKKIASEINSLSIPEWLPEYKPANLALWLSMIGLAQYYKVLVENGYENIDFITDITWEDLQEIGITKLGHQKKLMLAVKKLAELQKAEYVKYESGTLKKKGAPQSLDMVAIESPQQETAECQSPKMTTFQDSELSNELQVAMTGTSEEGTEKHDNHVGQFREGAAYRHSTRLVQENSLSGRAKHMSSSQELLGDGPKASGAAMSRSQEYLVEDGKEGPATLPKEVRSLRHGHSIKRASVPPVPGKPRQSFPPAGGHYTPPPTPTKPRPSSPQALGMSHTTAKVKPTPQLLPQSDRPMSPRSLPQSPTHRGFAYVLPQPVEGDTHSGGPLAQAVPVLPVSVPVLCLPPQAGEGEEEGGRPKKRAHSLNRYAMSDSEQERDELLLPDVGPYATVQRRVGRSHSVRSQSGNDKNVNRSQSFAVRPKKKGPPPPPPKRSSSAISSTNMTDDFTKEGEEGSELSPEQQQRRASDFGGTVDTGSAGSVKSIAAMLEMSSIGGGARGLSMQKPPGLGKSPDGYYLQPGVAVLPASPEHSRVTTMLATVKHKDAIGLDGEVVNRRRTISGPVTGLVAAARRERSDSIKSDTGKDGGPTERLRAEHSGAFPENSSHENIPFAEEGNLTIKQRPRQMGVAKSDGGEASSLSHRHGDLTKVEASATLKRRVRAKQSQQDGIKFLLTESDTVKRRPKSKDKEQEPAPLSVYQNGTATVKRRPASDTSSADASRSVDQQERSDRALTQLPGEGEPKKTVKPPVSPKPVLPQKVSGPPTPTSKKAPIPGPGSPEVKRVHGTPPPVSPKPTPPPTAPKPKVHAALQSASASSTPAPSPAKQLVPAIKPSSTPPSLCSSPAKPLSPSGAHPQTVPVKPPRSSIAGPSAESIGMESAHQKLEETSASLAAALQAVEEKIKQEDGQASDSTAESKSTVSILDDIGSMFDDLADQLDAMLE; encoded by the exons AGCTCCTGGGATCAACCAAGAGGGTGAACGTTAATTTCCAAGACACGGATGG GTTCTCTGCCTTGCACCATGCAGCCCTCAATGGCAACACAGAACTCATCTCTCTGCTGCTGGAGGCCCAGGCGGCTGTGGACATAAAGGACAACAAAG GGATGCGCCCATTGCATTACGCTGCCTGGCAGGGGAAGAAGGAGCCGATGAAGCTGGTCCTGAAAGCAGGCTCCTCGGTGAACATCCAGTCCGAGGAGGGGCAGATCCCCTTGCATCTCGCGGCACAGCACGGACACTATGACGTG TCGGAGATGCTCCTCCAGCACCAGTCCAATCCCTGCATCCTGGACAACTCTGGCAAGACCCCTCTTGATTTAGCGTGTGAGTTTGGCCGTGTGGGG GTGGTGCAGCTGCTCTTGAGTAGCAACATGTGTGCCGCCTTACTGGAGCCCAAGCCGGGGGACATCACTGACCCCAATGGGACCAGCCCCTTGCACCTGGCCGCCAAGAACGGGCACATCGATGTCATCAG GCTTCTGCTGCAGTCTGGCATTGACATTAACCGGCAAACCAAGGCAGGTACAGCCCTGCACGAAGCGGCCTTGTGCGGCAAGACAGATGTTGTGCGTCTCCTCCTAGAC AGCGGGATCAATGCCCACATCCGCAACACCTACAGCCAGACAGCACTGGACATTGTCAACCAGTTCACAGCTACGCAAGCCAGCAAGGAGATCAAGCAGATGCTAAGAG ATGCTTCAGCCGCCCTGCAAGTCAGAGCCGTGAAAGATTACTGCAACAACTACGACCTGACCAGCCTCAATGTCAAAGCCGGAGACATCATCACG gtccTGGAGCAACATGCAGATGGCCGGTGGAAAGGGTGTATCCATGACAACCGGACCGGCAACGACCGAGTGGGCTACTTCCCATCCAGCCTGGTGGAAGCAATCAGCAAGCGCACAGGCAAATATAT AGGTGCAGGGCCAGG GCAATTCcagaccatcctgctcctggcgtGTGGGTCCTCCCCACCCAATGGCCtcccctgctcctcctcctccccctccccctcctcctccccccatcagATCCATGTCCTGCCTCCATCACCGCCACACCCCCATCAGCCTCTTTTCAGTTCCTTTGGCTACCGCCGGTTGCCCCATGGTGctgtggaggggcctggcagcaCCCCAG GTTCCAGAGGGTCTGAAAGCAGCCCGTCCCACCTGTCCTCCTCCCCAGGCGGAACGTCCACCTCGCCAGCCCCTGTGGAAGAGATTTGGGTGCTTCGGAAACCCTACGCAG GTGGCGACCGCAGCAGCGTCGGAAGCACGGGGAGCGTGGCTAGCGCCCGGAGCTCAGGGAGTGGCCAAAGCACAGGCAGCGGCAGCCACGCCCTCCACCCAGGCTCCGAAGGCGTCAAG CTGCTGGCAACCGTCCTTTCCCAGAAGGCGTCTGTGCAAGAATCTGCTGTGGGCGACGGGCCTGCCAAGGCACTGGAGACACCCGCAG GTTCTTCTCGGACGCCAAGTCTGAGTGGCTCCTCATACCCCAGCCAGCCCTATGGGGAGCAGCCAGTGAAGAGGGTGGAGCCTTTGTCGGAGGGGAAG AGCTCAGAGGCTGTGTACCAGTGGCTGTGCAAGTTCCAACTGCAGCTGTATGCCTCAAACTTCATCAATGCTGGGTATGACATCCCCACCATCAGCCGAATGACACCAGAG GATCTGACAGCCATTGGGGTCACCAAACCTGGACACAGGAAGAAGATTGCCTCAGAGATCAACAGTCTCAGCATCCCTGAGTGGTTGCCAGAATACAAGCCA gcaaACTTGGCTCTGTGGCTCTCCATGATTGGCCTGGCCCAGTACTACAAGGTGTTGGTGGAGAATGGCTATGAGAACATCGACTTCATCACCGACATCACGTGGGAAGACTTGCAAGAAATTGGCATCACCAAACTGG GCCACCAGAAAAAGCTGATGTTAGCAGTGAAGAAGTTGGCTGAGCTCCAGAAGGCCGAATACGTAAAGTACGAATCTGGGACTCTGAAGAAGAAGGGGGCACCGCAGTCTCTGGACATGGTGGCCATTGAGTCCCCCCAGCAGGAGACAGCCGAGTGCCAGTCCCCCAAGATGACCACTTTCCAAGACAGCGAGCTCAGCAACGAACTGCAGGTGGCCATGACGGGCACCAGTGAGGAAGGCACAGAAAAGCACGACAACCACGTGGGGCAGTTCCGCGAAGGGGCTGCCTACCGGCATTCCACTCGTCTGGTCCAGGAGAACAGCCTGAGTGGGCGAGCCAAACACATGAGCAGCTCACAAGAGCTGCTGGGGGATGGGCCCAAAGCATCGGGGGCTGCCATGTCCAGGAGCCAGGAGTACCTGGTGGAGGACGGGAAAGAGGGACCAGCCACGCTCCCCAAGGAAGTGCGGAGTCTCCGACACGGCCACAGCATCAAGCGAGCGAGTGTGCCACCAGTGCCTGGCAAGCCACGGCAGTCTTTTCCCCCAGCCGGAGGACACTACACTCCCCCACCAACGCCCACCAAGCCCCGCCCATCCTCGCCACAAGCACTTGGCATGTCACACACCACAGCTAAGGTAAAACCTACACCGCAGCTGTTGCCACAGTCAGATCGGCCCATGTCTCCTCGTTCGCTGCCTCAGTCTCCTACGCACCGAGGCTTTgcctatgttctgccacagccTGTGGAGGGCGACActcattcaggaggacccttagCACAAGCCGTGCCCGTGTTGCCTGTCTCGGTCCCTGTGCTGTGCCTGCCACCTCAAGCTGGAGAGGGCGAGGAGGAGGGAGGGCGGCCTAAGAAGAGGGCTCACAGCCTGAACCGTTACGCCATGTCCGATAGCGAGCAGGAGCGAGACGAGTTGCTGCTGCCAGACGTCGGTCCCTACGCCACAGTACAGAGGCGAGTTGGGCGAAGCCACTCTGTACGGTCACAATCTGGCAATGACAAGAATGTCAACCGCAGCCAATCCTTTGCTGTGCGGCCGAAGAAGAAGGGTCCCCCACCTCCGCCACCCAAGCGCTCTAGCTCAGCTATCTCCAGCACCAACATGACGGACGACTTCACCAAAGAAGGGGAAGAGGGATCAGAGCTGTCCCCAGAACAGCAGCAGAGACGTGCCAGTGATTTTGGTGGGACTGTTGATACGGGCAGTGCCGGAAGCGTCAAGAGCATTGCTGCAATGTTGGAAATGTCCTCCATCGGAGGTGGGGCCCGAGGACTCTCCATGCAAAAACCACCTGGCCTTGGCAAGAGTCCCGATGGGTACTACTTACAACCTGGGGTTGCCGTGCTCCCAGCTAGTCCGGAACACTCTCGTGTCACTACCATGCTGGCCACTGTAAAGCACAAGGATGCCATTGGGTTAGATGGGGAAGTGGTGAACCGTCGACGCACCATCAGCGGCCCTGTCACTGGACTAGTTGCGGCTGCCCGTCGGGAGCGCTCAGATAGCATCAAGTCTGACACAGGCAAGGATGGTGGCCCGACGGAGCGGCTGCGGGCGGAGCACAGTGGAGCCTTCCCAGAGAACAGTTCTCATGAGAACATCCCCTTTGCTGAAGAAGGCAATCTGACCATCAAGCAGCGCCCTCGGCAGATGGGGGTGGCTAAGTCCGACGGTGGGGAGGCCTCGTCACTTTCCCACCGACACGGTGACCTTACCAAGGTGGAGGCCAGTGCCACCCTGAAGAGGAGGGTTCGGGCAAAGCAAAGTCAACAGGACGGCATCAAGTTCCTTCTCACAGAGTCCGACACGGTCAAGAGGCGGCCAAAGTCAAAGGACAAGGAGCAGGAACCAGCACCGTTGTCAGTGTATCAGAATGGCACCGCCACTGTCAAACGCCGACCGGCCTCTGACACAAGCAGTGCGGATGCCTCACGCTCTGTGGACCAGCAGGAAAGATCGGACCGTGCTTTAACTCAGCTCCCTGGGGAAGGTGAACCCAAGAAGACTGTCAAGCCACCTGTATCTCCCAAGCCAGTCCTACCCCAGAAAGTCTCTGGGCCTCCCACACCCACCTCTAAAAAGGCCCCAATTCCTGGTCCTGGCAGTCCAG AAGTGAAGCGAGTCCATGGCACCCCACCTCCAGTCTCCCCCAAGCCTACACCTCCCCCAACTGCCCCTAAGCCGAAGGTCCATGCTGCCCTCCAGTCAGCAAGTGCCAGCTCCACGCCTGCACCGtcccctgccaagcagctggtGCCTGCCATCAAGCCATCAAGCACACCCCCCTCACTCTGCTCGAGCCCAGCTAAGCCCCTCTCACCCAGCGGGGCTCACCCTCAAACGGTGCCGGTCAAGCCACCACGCTCTTCCATTGCGGGGCCCTCAGCAGAGAGCATTGGCATGGAGAGTGCGCATCAGAAACTGGAGGAGACAAGCGCCTCCCTTGCTGCTGCCCTGCAAGCTGTGGAGGAGAAGATCAAGCAAGAGGATGGGCAGGCATCAGA TTCCACCGCAGAATCCAAGAGCACAGTCAGCATTCTGGACGACATTGGCAGCATGTTTGATGACCTTGCCGACCAGCTGGACGCCATGTTGGAGTGA